The nucleotide window ACATCGCGGTCGTGCGCATCCTCGGTGGCTACCGCAGCTGGCAGCGCGGCATCGACGCCGTCGTCGACAGCGGTGTGCCGACCATCGTGCTGTCGGGTGAACAGACCCCCGACGCCGAACTGATGCGGCACTCCACCGTGCCCGCCGGGGTCGCGGTGCAGGCGCACATCTATCTGGCCCAGGGCGGCACGGCGAACCTGCGCGGGCTGCACGCCTTCCTGTCCGACACCCTGCTGATGACGGGGTTCGGCTTCGAACCACCGGTCACCATCCCGACCTGGGGCGTGCTCGAACGGCCACAGAAGGCCTCCGGTGCAGCAACATGCTCTTCAAGCGAGCGCTCGCCGACCGTGGCGGTGCTGTACTACCGAGCGCAGCACCTGGCCGGCAACACGGGATACGTCGAGGCGCTGTGCGACGCCATCGACGCCGCGGGTGGCACGGCGCTGCCGGTCTACTGCGCCTCCCTGCGCACGGCCGAACCCGAACTGCTGCAGCTGCTCGGCACCGCCGACGCCCTCGTCACCACGGTGCTGGCCGCCGGCGGGGCCACGCCCGCGGCGGCGGCAGCGGGCGGATCCGACGACAGCTGGAACGTCGCTCACCTTGCCGCCCTTGACATCCCGATCCTGCAGGGGCTGTGCCTGACCAGTTCCCGGTCGCGCTGGTCGGACAACGACGACGGCCTGGCCCCGCTGGATGTCGCGACCCAGGTGGCGGTGCCGGAATTCGACGGCCGCATCATCACCGTCCCGTTCTCCTTCAAGGAGATCGACGACGAGGGCCTGATCACCTACGCCGCCGATCCGGAACGCTGTGCGCGCGTCGCCGGCCTGGCGGTCCGGCATGCCCGGCTGCGTCATATCGCGCCCGCCGACAAGCGGGTGGCGCTGGTGTTCTCGGCGTACCCCACCAAACACGCCCGCATCGGCAATGCCGTCGGGCTGGACACCCCGGCCAGCGCCGTGGCCCTGCTGCGCGCCATGCGCGAGAAGGGCTACGACATCGGCGACATCCCCGGGGTGGATGCCCGCGATGGCGACGCGCTGGTGCACGCACTCATCGAACGCGGGGGACAGGACCCCGACTGGTTGACCCCGGAGGCGCTGGAGGCCAACCCGATTCGGGTCTCCGCCGCCGACTATGCGAACTGGTTCGCGACGCTGCCCCACGACTTCGCCGACGCGATCGTGCGGCACTGGGGCCCGCCGCCGGGTGAACTCTTCGTCGACCGCAGCCGCGATCCCGAGGGCGAGATCGTCATCGCCGCCATGCAATCGGGTAACACCGTGCTGCTCGTGCAACCGCCCCGCGGGTTCGGCGAAAACCCGGTGGCCATCTACCACGACCCGGACCTGCCGCCCAGCCACCACTACCTGGCGGCCTACCGCTGGATCGACACGCAGTTCGGTGCCGACGCCGTGGTGCACCTGGGCAAGCACGGCAACCTGGAGTGGTTGCCCGGCAAGACGCTCGGCCTGTCCGCCGGTTGCGGTCCCGATGCCGCCCTGGGCGACCTTCCGCTGATCTACCCGTTCCTGGTCAACGATCCGGGGGAGGGCACGCAGGCCAAACGGCGCGCGCACGCCACCCTGGTCGACCACCTCATCCCGCCGATGGCGCGCGCCGAGACCTACGGCGATATCGCCCGGCTGGAACAGCTGCTGGACGAACACTCCACCGTGTCCGCACTGGACCCGGCGAAACTGCCGGCCATCCGCCAGCAGATCTGGACGCTGATGCGCGCGGCGAAGATGGATCACGATCTGGGCCTGGAGGACCGCCCGGACGAGGATTCCTTCGACGACATGCTGCTGCACGTCGACGGCTGGCTGTGCGAGATCAAGGATGTGCAGATCCGCGACGGCCTGCACATCCTGGGCCAGGCACCCACCGGCGAGGCCGAACTCGACCTGGTGCTGGCCGTCCTGCGGGCCCGCCAGCTGTTCGGCGGCGAGCAGACCGTGCCGGGCCTGCGCCAGGCGCTGGGGCTGGCCGAGGACGGCAGCGAGGCGCTGGCCCGCGTGGACGCGGTCGAGGCCACCGCCCGTGAACTGGTCGCCGCCCTGCAGGCCGGCGGCTGGGACAGCGCCGCCGTCGACGGGCTGACCGACGACCCGGTCGTCGCCGACATCCTGCGGTTCGCCGCCGACCAGGTGGTGCCCCGGCTGCGCGGCACCGCCGGCGAGATCGACGCGGTGCTGCGGGCGCTGGACGGGCACTACATCCCGGCCGGCCCGTCGGGCTCGCCGTTGCGCGGCTTGGTCAACGTGCTGCCCACCGGGCGCAACTTCTACTCGGTGGATCCCAAGGCCGTGCCGTCCCGGCTGGCCTGGGAAACCGGTGTGGCGATGGCCGATTCGCTGCTGGAGCGGTACCGCACCGACTACGGCCGCTGGCCGGCGTCGGTCGGGCTGTCGGTGTGGGGCACCTCCGCGATGCGGACCTCCGGTGACGATATCGCCGAAGTGCTTGCCCTGCTCGGGGTCCGGCCGGTGTGGGATGACGCGTCGCGCCGGGTGGTGAGCCTGGAACCGATCTCGCTGGCCGAACTGGGCCGGCCACGCATCGACGTGACCGTGCGCATCTCCGGCTTCTTCCGGGACGCCTTCCCCCATGTGGTCACCATGCTCGACGACGCGGTCCGGCTGGTCGCCGGCCTGGACGAGGCGCCCGAGGACAACTACGTGCGGGCGCACAGCCAGGCCGACCTCGCCGAACACCGCGACGAACGACGGTCCACCACAAGGATCTTCGGCTCGAAACCGGGTACCTACGGGGCCGGCCTGCTGCAGCTGATCGACAGCCGCAACTGGCGTGACGACAACGACCTGGCCCAGGTGTACACCGCCTGGGGCGGATTCGCCTACGGTCGCGACCTGGACGGTGCCCCGGCGGCCGACGACATGAACAAGGCGTATCGCCGGATCGCGGTGGCGGCCAAGAACACCGACACCCGCGAGCACGACATCGCCGACTCCGACGACTACTTCCAGTACCACGGCGGCATGATCGCCACCGTGCGCGCGCTCACGGGTGCGGACCCGGCCGCCTACATCGGCGACAACACCCGCCCCGACGCGGTGCGCACCCGCACCCTGAGCGAGGAGACCACCCGGGTGTTCCGGGCCCGCGTGGTCAACCCCCGCTGGATCAACGCCATGCGCCGGCACGGCTACAAGGGCGCCTTCGAGATGGCTGCCACCGTCGACTACCTGTTCGGTTACGACGCCACCGCGCATGTCATGTCCGACTGGATGTACGAACAACTCTCGGCCTCCTACGTCCTGGACCCGGAGAACCGCAAGTTCATGACGGAGTCCAATCCGTGGGCGCTGCACGGGATGGCCGAACGGTTGCTCGAGGCGGCCGGCCGGGGGATGTGGTCCCAGCCGGAGCCCGACACCCTGGACGGGTTGCGACAGGTGCTGCTGGAGACCGAAGGCGATCTGGAAGGCTAGATTCACACCATGGCTCTCACGTTCGCCGATGTCGCCAAGGCCGAGTACATCCTGCTGACCACGTTCACGAAGGACGGCAGGCCCAAGCCGACCGCCATCTGGGCGGCCCCGGACGGGGACCGGCTGCTGGTCATCACCCAGGCAAAGTCCTGGAAGGTCAAGCGGATCCGCAACACCCCGCGGGTCACCGTCGCGGTCTGCGACCGGCGCGGCAATCCCAAGAGCGAAGCCGTGGAGGCCACCGCCGCCATCCTGGCCCAGTCCGAGGTGGGCCGCGTGTACGACGCCATCGGCGCGCGCTACGGCCTGCTGGGCAAGACCTTCAACCTGTTCTCCAAGCTGCGCGGCGGGATGAAGAACAACGTCGGTCTGGAGCTCCGTGCAGCCGTCTAGACCCGCCACGGCCCGGCAGACCGATATCGGCCGACTGCTGCTGACCTGTCCGGACCGGTCCGGCATCGTCGCGGCGGTCTCGACGTTCCTGACCCGCGCCGGCGCGAACATCATCTCGCTGGACCAGCATTCCACCGAGCCCGAGGGCGGAACGTTCCTGCAGCGCACCGTCTTTCACCTGCCCGGGCTGACCGCGGCGGCACTGGAGCTGGAGCGCGAATTCGCCGCGCTGGCAGCCGAGTTCGACATCGACTACCGGTTCACCGAGGCGGCCAAACCCAAGCGGGTGGCCATCATGGCCTCGACCGCCGACCATTGCCTGCTCGACCTGTTGTGGCGCAACCGCCGCGGCGAACTGGACATGACGGTGGTAATGGTGATCGCCAACCACCCCGAACTGGCCGAACAGGTGCGCTCCTTCAACGTGCCGTTCGTCTACATCCCGGCCACCCGCGACACCCGGGCCGAGGCCGAACAACGGCAACTGGAACTGCTCACCGGCAATGTCGACCTGGTGGTGCTGGCGCGCTACATGCAGATCGTCACCCCGGAGTTCCTGGACGCGATCGGCTGCCCGCTGATCAACATCCACCACTCGTTCCTGCCGGCGTTCATCGGGGCGAACACCTACCGGCGCGCCAGGGAACGCGGCGTCAAACTGATCGGGGCGACCGCCCATTACGTCACCGCCGATCTGGACGAGGGTCCCATCATCGAGCAGGACGTGGTGCGGGTGGACCACACGCACACCGTCGAAGACCTGGTGCGCCTCGGCGCCGACGTCGAACGGGCCGTGCTGTCCCGCGCGGTGCTGTGGCACTGCCAGGACCGCATCCTGCGCCACGACAACGAGACCGTCATCTTCTGACCCATACCGATCCCGCACGGAGGTGGACAGATCCATGGCCCCGACATTCGACGACGTCTACCGCGAGAAGTACCTGCTGCTGACCACGTTCACGAAGGACGGCCGGCCCAAACCCACTCCCGTCTGGGGCGTGCCGCACGAGGGCAAACTGCTCATCGCCACCGACGACGGTTCCTGGAAAACCAAGCGGATCAACAACACCCCGCGGGTGACCATCCAGAAATGTGGTGCGCTGGGAAAGGTCCAAGGCGAACCCGTGGAGGCGATTGCCCGCAACCTACCCAAGTCCGAGACCCGGCGGGTCTTCGACATGGTGACCAGACGGTACTGGTGGCACGCCTGGTGGTGGATCCCGCAGGCGATGCTGCGCGGTGGCATCGACAAGGTGCATGCCGCCATCGAGGTCCGGTCCCTCGACTCCGCCCCCGAAGCCCCCTAGAGACCCAGGAACCCGATCGCCGCCCCACTCGTTGACCCGGTATGGCATCGCGACTGTTCCTCGTCTACGTCCTCGTCGAACTGGCGGTCGTCGTGGGCCTGATCTCGACCATCGGGTTCGGCTGGACGGTGCTGGCACTGCTGGCCGCGTTCGGCATCGGGCTGGCGCTGGCCGGGGCCCAGTTGACCCGTCAGCTGGCACGCCTGCGGGGCGCCGTGAACAGCCGCAGCGGTGATCCGTCGCTGGCCACCGACAGCCTGCTCGTCGCGCTGGGTACGGTGCTGGTCGTCATCCCGGGTCTGGCCAGCTCCGTCGTCGGTGCGCTCCTGCTGCTCCCGCCGACCCGGGTGGCGGCCCGGCCGCTGGCCACCCGCTTGGTCAACCGGCAGCTGAACCGTGCCGTCCCCGTCATGGTGTTCAGCAGCACCACGACCACCACCCGCGGTCGCGGTGACTACGTCGACGGCGAGGTCATCGACGTGGTGGACGAGGTGGTCACCCCGGCGCCGCTGCCGCCCCGGCAGGACTGAGCGCCGACTACTGTTTGTCCCTCGTGACCACACTTCTGCTCAACGGGCGTGTGTACAGCCCGGCCGCCCCCGATGCCACGGCCATGGCCGTGCGCGACGGGCTGGTGGTGTGGCTCGGCTCCGACGACGCCGCCCGTAGCGAATTTCCGCACGCCGACACCGTGGATTTGGACGGCGCCTTCGTCGCACCGGCATTCGTCGACAGCCACGTCCACGTGACGGCCACCGGGCTGGCCCTGACCGGTCTGGACCTGCGCGCCGCGCGCTCGCGCGAGCACTGCCTGCGGCTGGTCGCCGACCACGCCGCGACCCATCCGGACGGCATCGTCTGGGGACATGGCTGGGACGAGACCGGCTGGCCCGAGTCGGAGCCGCCGACCACGGCCGATCTCGACGCCGTCCTGGGTCGGCGGCCCGCCTACCTGAGCCGGGTCGACGTGCACTCCGCGATCGCCTCGACCGGCTTGCGCGGCACCGTGGGTGACCTGGCGGCCGCAGCCGGTTTCGATCCGCAGCGGCCACTGACCGCCGATGCCCACCACGCCGTGCGGGCGGCCGCCCGTGACCTCCTGACAACGACGCAGCGCCGGGCTGCGCAACACGCGGCCCTGGATGCCGCGGCCGCCCTCGGGATCGTCGCCGTACACGAATGCGCCGGACCCGATATCGGCGGGCTGGACGACTGGCAGGCGCTGCGCGCCTTGGACCACGGCGTCGACATCGTCGGCTATTGGGGCCAGGCCGTGCGGTCGGTGGAGGAGGCACGCGACCTCGTCGAGCGCACCGGCGCCAGCGGGCTGGCCGGTGACCTGTTCGTCGACGGCGCGCTCGGCTCGCGGACCGCGTGGCTGCACGAGCCCTACGCCGACGCCCCGCACACCTGCGGCAACACCTATTTGGACGCCGAGGCGGTGACCGCGCACCTGCTGGCCTGCACCGAGGCCGGGATCACCGCAGGGTTCCACGTCATCGGGGACGCTGCCGTCGCGACGGTCACCGATGCGCTGCAGGCGGTGGCCGAGCGGTTCGGCGGGCCGGCGGTGGCCCGCTGCGGGCACCGGCTGGAGCACCTGGAGATGGTCGAGCCCGACCAGGCCGAACGGCTCGGCGGCTGGGGCGTCATCGCGAGCATGCAACCCAACTTCGACCACCTGTGGGGCGGGACGACGGGCATGTATGCGCAGCGTCTCGGGGTTGACCGAGCCGGCAAACTCAACCCCTTCGCGCTGTTAGCATCCCAAGGCGTGCCGCTCGCCTTCGGATCCGACAGCCCGGTAACCGGGCTGGACCCGTGGCAATCCGTGCGGGCAGCGTCGGAACATCGGACCCCGGGCAGCGCGGTGTCGGCGCGCGCGGCGTTCGCCGCCGCAACGCGGGGCGCCTGGCGGGCCGCAGGCGTGCGCGATGGGGTGACCGGCACGTTGGTCCCCGGCGCGCCCGCCTCCTACGCGATCTGGGACGCCGGTGACCTCGAGGTCAGTGCCCCGGCGACCGAGGCCGTCCAGCGCTGGTCCACCGACCCCCGATCCCGGGTGCCTGCGCTACCCCGGCTGACACCGGACCGGTCGCCACGCTGCCTGCGCACCGTCCACCGCGGCGTGGTGCTGTATGGCTGACGCCGAACCTGATACCGACACCGGACCCGAAACGGACACCGCGCCGGAAACCACGACCGAGCCGGAGCCCGCCGGGCCCGGTCGGCTGGCCCGGTTCGGCGACCGGCTCCGCCGGGCGCTGCTGCCCCGGCTGACGCGCCTGCTGGTGTCGGTGCTCGCCGGCGCGCTGATGTGCGTCAGCTTCCCGCCGTGGGGATGGTGGTACTGCGCGTTCCCGGCCCTGGCGGCCTTGGGGTGGGTGCTGACCCGCACGCAAACCACCCGGGCCGGTGGATTCGGCTACGGCCTGGTGTTCGGGTTGGCCTTCTACGTGCCGCTGCTGCCGTGGATCGGCAGCCTTGTCGGCACCCTGCCCTGGCTGGCCCTGGCTTTGCTGCAAGCGCTCTTCCCGGCGCTGTTCGGACTGCTGGCCGTGCTGGTCCGGGGACTGCCCGGCTGGCCGGTCTGGTTCGCCGCCGAGTGGGCGGTCGGTGAGTGGCTCAAATCGGTGGTGCCGTTCGGGGGCTTCCCCTGGGGTGTCGTCGGCTTCAGCCAAGCCGGAGGCCCGCTGCTCCCGCTGGCCCAGATCGGCGGCGCCCCGCTGGTGTCGGTAGCCGTGGCGCTGGTCGGCTTCAGCCTGACCGCGATCGGCTTGGAGATCGTGCTGTGGTGGCGGCACGGTCACCCCGATCACGCCGCCGCCACGACCGACGCCGCGCGACCCGAAGTCGTCTTGCCCGGGGTGTGCATCTGCGTGGTGCTGCTGGGCACCGCGCTGGTGTGGCCGGCGGTGCGCCAGGCCGGGGCCGGGGCCGGCGCCCAACCCTCGATCACCGTGGCCGCGGTGCAGGGCAACGTGCCGCGGCTGGGACTGGATTTCAACGCGCAGCGTCGCGCGGTGCTGGACAACCACGTCGCCGAGACACTGCGGCTGGCGGCCGACGTCCAGGCCGGTCGCGCCCCGCAGCCCATGGTGGTGATCTGGCCGGAAAACTCCTCGGATATCGACCCGTTGATCAACGCCGATGCGGGTGCCGAAATCGCCCAGGCCGCGCGCGCCGTGCACGCACCGATCCTGGTCGGCACCGTACTGCGGGCACCCGGCTACACGCCGAAGAATCCGGCGGCGACGAACACCGTGATGGTCTGGGATGACGTGACCGGCCCCGGTCAACGGCATGACAAGAAGATCGTGCAGCCGTTCGGTGAGTACCTGCCGTGGCGCAGCTTCTTCCGGCACATCTCGTCCTACGCCGACCGCGCCGGGTTCTTCGTGCCCGGGACGGGAGACGGCGTGGTGCAGGCGGCCGGTGTTCCGATCGGCGTCACCACCTGCTGGGAGGTCATCTTCGACCGGGCCGCGCGCGAGGCTGTGCTCAACGGCGCGCAACTGCTCACCGTGCCCACCAACAACGCCACCTTCGACGAGGCGATGAGCGCCCAGCAGCTGGCGTTCGCGCGGCTCCGCGCCGTCGAGCACGATCGCTACGTCGTGGTGGCGGGCACCACCGGCATCAGTGCCGTGATCGCCCCGGACGGCCGCGAGCTGGCCCGGACGAAGTTCTTCGAACCGGCCTATCTGGATGCCTCCGTGCGGCTGAAATCAGGTCTGACCGTCGCCACCGTGTGGGGCCCGGCCATCCAGATCGGGCTGATCGTGATCGGCGTTGCCGCTGTGATTGCGGCCATGCTGCACAATGGGGGCTTCTTCGTGCGACGGCACGAGGGGAGCTTCGTGCGAAGGCGCCGGACGGCCGCCTCCGCCGGCTTGGATTTGCAGCCCGACGCGGGCAGAGCAGGACAGCCCGACGCGGGCAGTGCAGAAAAGCCCGACGCGGGCAGTGCGGAAGAGCCCGACGCGGGCAGTGAGGACAAGGGAAGCACATGACCACTCCTGGGACAGGAGCGGACCGCCCGGACGTTCCGGCGTCGCCGAGCCGGCGCACGCTGGTGATCATCCCGACGTACAACGAGCGGGAGAACCTCCCGCTGATCGTGCGCCGCGTACACGCCGCCCGGCCCGACGTCCATGTGCTGGTGGTCGACGACGGAAGCCCCGACGGCACCGGCCAGCTCGCCGATGAACTCGCCCTGGCCGACCCCGACCGGGTGCACGTGATGCACCGGATCAGCAAGGACGGACTCGGTGCGGCTTACCTCGCCGGGTTCGCCTGGGGTCTGGGCCGGGAGTACTCCGTGCTGGTGGAGATGGATGCCGACGGCAGCCACGCCCCCGAGGAGCTCAGCCGTCTGCTCGAAGCGGTCGACGCCGGCGCCGATCTGGTGATCGGGTCGCGGTACGTGCCGGGCGGGACGGTGCGCAACTGGCCGTGGCGCCGGCTGGCGCTGTCCCGGACCGCCAACACCTATTCACGGGTGCTGCTCGGCGTGGACATCAACGACATCACCGCCGGCTACCGCGCCTACCGCCGCGAGGTCCTGGAGAAGATCGATCTCGGCGCGGTGGAGTCGAAGGGGTACTGCTTCCAGATCGACCTGACCTGGCGCGCGATCAACGCCGGATTCACCGTCGTCGAGGTGCCCATCACGTTCACCGAACGGGAACTGGGCGTATCGAAGATGAGCGGATCGAACATCCGCGAAGCGATGTCGAAGGTCGCCGAATGGGGTATCCGGGGCCGGCTGGACCGCGCCCGCGGCATCACGCACTGAGAACCGGGGTGGTTGTGCCCGCCCCAGTTCGGGACGGGCACATCACGCCCCGAGTCAGGACCCGCGGCGGCGGGTCTTGATGATCTCCAGGCGCTCCTTGAGCAATTCGTCGAGTTCCTCGACCGAGCGGCGCTCCAGCAGCATGTCCCAGTGCGTCCGGGGCGGCTTCACCTTCTTGGGCTCCGGCACGTCCCCCTCGATGAGGGTCCCTTCCAGGCCGTTACGGCACAGCCAGGTGCCGGGGATCTCGGCATCGTCGGCGAACGGAACATCGAATTCCTCGCCGTTCTCGGTGCGGTAACGCGCGACCTGACGGGGCGCCAGATCGTGGTTACGATCGGTCTCGTAGCTCACTGCTCCGAGGCGACTGCCTCGCAGGACACGGTCGGCCATCGTCCACACTCCTCTTACCGGCTGAATTTCGTCCGGAGTTTCAACGCGGATGCTGCCCGCGAAGTTCCCGACTCGACCTACCAGGATACCGCCTGCCCCGCGCCGCTACCGGGGACGCCGGCCGCGCAGGTCTACAGTCGTGTTTCGTGACCGCAGCCGTGCCCTCCCCGCCGCGTCGCCGGACCCGCCCGCAGCCCTGCCGCTGGTGCGGCCGGGAGGTTGCCGACGCCGGCATGGGGCGGCGTCGGCAGTATTGCAGGCAGTCCTGCCGGCAGCGCGCCTACGAACAGCGCGCACAGGTCAAGGGCACGTCGCTGGCGCCCGACGCGGTGGTGCTGACGGCCGACGAGGCCGCCGATCTGGCCGATCGGGTGTATCAGGTGCGCTGCGCTGCCGAGGACATCGCGACCGCCGTCGCGGAGGGAGCCCAGGGTTCCGAACTCCGCGCCCTGTGTGACGTCCTGGTCGAGGCCGCCAAGGCCGCCGACGGTTGGCGCTGACACAGGCTTTTCACAGCTACGATGACGCGGTGCCCAGCACCGCGCCCGACGGCCCCTCCGGTGTGTGGCGTTTCGACGACTTCGTGCTCGACACCCAGCGCTACGAACTGCGCCACGAGGGGTCGGTCATCCGGGTCGAACCGCAGGTGTTCGACGTACTGACCCAGCTGGTCAGCCATCACGACCGGTTCGTCACCAAGGAAGAACTGTTCGACACGGTGTGGGGTGGCCGGTTCGTCGGCGAGGCCGCCCTGACCAGCCGGATCAAGGCCGCCCGGCGCGCTCTCGGCGACGACGGCGAATCCCAGCGGTACATCCGCACCGTCCGCGGCCGTGGGTACCAGTTCGTCGGCACGCTGACCACCACCCAGCCCGCCGCGACGCCGCCGCCTCGCCAGCACATCGCGTTCTGCCGGGCCGCCGACGGTGTACGCCTGGCCTACGCGGTCGCCGGTGCCGGGCCACCGCTGGTGCGCGCCGCCAACTGGATGACCCATCTGGGCTACGACATCGAAAGTCCGGTGTGGCGGCACTGGGTTCGCGACCTCGCGGCCGGGCGCACCTTCATCCGCTACGACGAGCGCGGCTGCGGTCTCTCGGACTGGGAGGCGGTGGACTTCACCTTCGACGATTGGGTCACGGACCTGGAGACGGTGGTCGAAGCGCTTGGGCTCGAACGTTTCCCGTTACTCGGTGTGTCGCAGGGTGGGGCGGTGGCGGTGGCCTACGCCGCCCGGCACCCGGACCGGGTCAGCCACCTGATCCTGTGCGGCTCGTACGCCCGCGGCCGGGCGATCCGCGCCATCAACGATGACGAAAGGCGCGCTGCGGCACTGGATCTGGATCTGGCCCGGGTGGGCTGGGGGCGCGACGACCCGGCTTTTCGGCAGGTTTTCGCCGCCCAATTCCTGCCCGACGGAACCCGCGCCGACTGGGAGGCGTTCGATCATCTGCAGCGCCGCACCACCTCACCGGAGAACGCGGTGCGCTTCCTCGACGAGTTCGGTCGCATCGACGTGCGTGACCTGGCCCGCGACGTGGCATGTCCCGCTCTGGTCATGCATTCCGCCGACGATCACCGCGTTCCCATCCGCTACGGCGAGGAGTTGGCCGCCCTGATCCCGAACTCACAACTGGTGGCGTTGCCGAGCAACAACCACCTGCTCACCGAGGGCGAACCGGCATGGCAGACGTTCCTGTCCGAGCTGTCCGCATTCCTGGCGTCCTGAAGTAGCGGAGCAGGTATTTCTCCACGCAATCTCCACAGATTTTCCATGTGCCGACGTGCGCCGGCGACCATGCTGATCGCATGAAAAAGTTCACCCGCATCCTTCTCGCCGGCGCCGCCGCGATGCTCGCCCTGGGCACCGTGGCCTGCTCCGGTGGCACGTCCCCGGAAGCCGGGTCCACCTCGGCCACCGCGGCAACATCGCCCAGTGCCACGTCTGTACCGCAGCCTTTTCCCCAGTCGGCCCGCTACATGGCCGACACCGAGAAGGACGGTAAGAAGATGGCGATCGGCATCTCCGTCGACGGCGACTCCGTGACCGCCTATGCCTGCAACGGCGTCGACGACGAGGCCTGGTTCTTCGGCAATCAGACCGCCGGCAACATCGACATCACGTCCAAATTCCGTGACACCCTCGACGCGTCGTTCACCGGCTCCGATGTCACGGGCTCGCTGACCATGAACGGCATCACCTACGACTTCACCGCCGCACCCGTCTCCGCACCGGCCGGCATGTACACCGCCGCGCTCGACGGGGTCCGCGCGTCGTGGATCGTGCGGCCCGACGGATCGGTGACCGGCGTGCAGTTCAACGGCGGCATCACCGGCCGCGATTTCGAGCAGGCCGAACTGCAACAGCTCAACGCCGCCCAGTTCCAGGCCCAGGTCCGCAACAAGCGCAAGCTGCAGCAGGCCGACCAGACCGTGAAATTGGCCAACAACACACTGAGCTCGCGGATCAACGGACGCGAAGTGACCGGACAACTCGTCACCGGCACCACCCGGTTCGGCTGACCGCACGCGACGCGAGGGCCCCGGCAACCGCGATGCCGGGGCCCTGTCGTTTTCTTCGCGGCGACGCGAATGCTGTTGCCGCCGTGGCCACGCGCGTAGGTTGGCGGGCCGAGCCTGTGAGGAGTCGCGTTGTCCGCCGAGTTTTTCTGGTTCCTGCCCACCAGCGGCGACAGCCGGTCCATCGTCGGGTCGTCGCACGCCTCCGCGCAGCAGCATGTGCCGCCCGGTTTCCGCGAACCGAGCCGCGGCTACCTCGCCGAGGTGGCCAGGGCCGCCGACCGCCTGGGCTATGCCGGAGTGCTCACGCCGACCGGAACCTGGTGTGAAGACGCCTGGTTGACCACCGCGGCGCTGCTGTCGGAGACGGAGCGGCTGAAATTCCTGGTGGCATTTCGGCCCGGCCTGGTGCCACCCACGCTGGCGGCACAGCAGGCCGCCACCTTGCAGCGGTTCTCCGGCGGCCGCGTGCTGCTGAACATCGTCAGCGGCGGTGACGACACCGAGCAGCGCCGGTTCGGCGACTGGCTGGACCATGATGCCCGCTACGCCCGCACCGGTGAATTCCTGCGTCTGGTCAAAGCGATCTGGGCGCAGGAATCGGTCGACTTCGACGGCGAGCACTACCGGGTGCGCGACGCCCGGGTCTCGGCCCCGCCGGACCCGTGGCCGCAGATCTACTTCGGCGGTTCCTCACCGGCCGCGCTGCCCATCGCCGCCCAGCACGTCGACGTGTACCTGACCTGGGGTGAGCCACCGGCGGACGCGGCCGCCAAGATCGCCACGGTGCGGGCACTGGCGCAGGCCCGCGGCCGTGAGATTCGTTTCGGTATCCGGTTGCACACCATCAGCCGGGACACCTCGGCCGCGGCGTGGGCGGTGGCCGAGCAGCTGTTGGCCGGTCTTTCACCGGAGCAGATAGCGAAAGCGACTGCCTTACACCAGAATTCGGAATCGGAAGGGCAGCGCAGGATGACGGCGCTGCACGGCGGCCGGGTGGACGGCCTGGAGATCTATCCGAACCTGTGG belongs to Mycolicibacterium cosmeticum and includes:
- a CDS encoding RNA polymerase-binding protein RbpA, whose amino-acid sequence is MADRVLRGSRLGAVSYETDRNHDLAPRQVARYRTENGEEFDVPFADDAEIPGTWLCRNGLEGTLIEGDVPEPKKVKPPRTHWDMLLERRSVEELDELLKERLEIIKTRRRGS
- a CDS encoding alpha/beta fold hydrolase → MPSTAPDGPSGVWRFDDFVLDTQRYELRHEGSVIRVEPQVFDVLTQLVSHHDRFVTKEELFDTVWGGRFVGEAALTSRIKAARRALGDDGESQRYIRTVRGRGYQFVGTLTTTQPAATPPPRQHIAFCRAADGVRLAYAVAGAGPPLVRAANWMTHLGYDIESPVWRHWVRDLAAGRTFIRYDERGCGLSDWEAVDFTFDDWVTDLETVVEALGLERFPLLGVSQGGAVAVAYAARHPDRVSHLILCGSYARGRAIRAINDDERRAAALDLDLARVGWGRDDPAFRQVFAAQFLPDGTRADWEAFDHLQRRTTSPENAVRFLDEFGRIDVRDLARDVACPALVMHSADDHRVPIRYGEELAALIPNSQLVALPSNNHLLTEGEPAWQTFLSELSAFLAS
- a CDS encoding amidohydrolase; the protein is MTTLLLNGRVYSPAAPDATAMAVRDGLVVWLGSDDAARSEFPHADTVDLDGAFVAPAFVDSHVHVTATGLALTGLDLRAARSREHCLRLVADHAATHPDGIVWGHGWDETGWPESEPPTTADLDAVLGRRPAYLSRVDVHSAIASTGLRGTVGDLAAAAGFDPQRPLTADAHHAVRAAARDLLTTTQRRAAQHAALDAAAALGIVAVHECAGPDIGGLDDWQALRALDHGVDIVGYWGQAVRSVEEARDLVERTGASGLAGDLFVDGALGSRTAWLHEPYADAPHTCGNTYLDAEAVTAHLLACTEAGITAGFHVIGDAAVATVTDALQAVAERFGGPAVARCGHRLEHLEMVEPDQAERLGGWGVIASMQPNFDHLWGGTTGMYAQRLGVDRAGKLNPFALLASQGVPLAFGSDSPVTGLDPWQSVRAASEHRTPGSAVSARAAFAAATRGAWRAAGVRDGVTGTLVPGAPASYAIWDAGDLEVSAPATEAVQRWSTDPRSRVPALPRLTPDRSPRCLRTVHRGVVLYG
- the lnt gene encoding apolipoprotein N-acyltransferase, with translation MADAEPDTDTGPETDTAPETTTEPEPAGPGRLARFGDRLRRALLPRLTRLLVSVLAGALMCVSFPPWGWWYCAFPALAALGWVLTRTQTTRAGGFGYGLVFGLAFYVPLLPWIGSLVGTLPWLALALLQALFPALFGLLAVLVRGLPGWPVWFAAEWAVGEWLKSVVPFGGFPWGVVGFSQAGGPLLPLAQIGGAPLVSVAVALVGFSLTAIGLEIVLWWRHGHPDHAAATTDAARPEVVLPGVCICVVLLGTALVWPAVRQAGAGAGAQPSITVAAVQGNVPRLGLDFNAQRRAVLDNHVAETLRLAADVQAGRAPQPMVVIWPENSSDIDPLINADAGAEIAQAARAVHAPILVGTVLRAPGYTPKNPAATNTVMVWDDVTGPGQRHDKKIVQPFGEYLPWRSFFRHISSYADRAGFFVPGTGDGVVQAAGVPIGVTTCWEVIFDRAAREAVLNGAQLLTVPTNNATFDEAMSAQQLAFARLRAVEHDRYVVVAGTTGISAVIAPDGRELARTKFFEPAYLDASVRLKSGLTVATVWGPAIQIGLIVIGVAAVIAAMLHNGGFFVRRHEGSFVRRRRTAASAGLDLQPDAGRAGQPDAGSAEKPDAGSAEEPDAGSEDKGST
- a CDS encoding polyprenol monophosphomannose synthase, which translates into the protein MTTPGTGADRPDVPASPSRRTLVIIPTYNERENLPLIVRRVHAARPDVHVLVVDDGSPDGTGQLADELALADPDRVHVMHRISKDGLGAAYLAGFAWGLGREYSVLVEMDADGSHAPEELSRLLEAVDAGADLVIGSRYVPGGTVRNWPWRRLALSRTANTYSRVLLGVDINDITAGYRAYRREVLEKIDLGAVESKGYCFQIDLTWRAINAGFTVVEVPITFTERELGVSKMSGSNIREAMSKVAEWGIRGRLDRARGITH